The Amia ocellicauda isolate fAmiCal2 chromosome 16, fAmiCal2.hap1, whole genome shotgun sequence nucleotide sequence CTCTCCAGTGTGCCTCAGGACAGATATTTCAGTGTCACAAAGCAGCCCTGTCGGCCCGGAGTTCTTATTTCAAAGTGATGTTTACGGCCGACATGAGAGAGCGATCGAACAACATCATCAAGCTCCCTGGGATTGATTGTGAGGTATTGACCGCTTTGGTGAATTATGTGTATACCTCCCAGGTATGCATAACTGAGGAAAACGTCCAGAGCCTTTTGGAAGCCGCGGATCTGCTGCAGTTTGCGTCCGTGAAGAGAGCGTGCGAGGAGTTTCTGATCCGGCTCCTGGACGTCGACAACTGTCTGGGGATGCACTCGTTTGCCGAGTTCCACATCTGCCCCGAGCTGGAGAAGGAGGCCCGCAGGCTGATGCTGTGCCAGTTCGAGGATGTCACGAGGCAGGAGGAGTTCTTGGAAACTGACTTCGAGAAACTCAGCTCCATAATATCCAGAGAGAACCTCAACGTCTGGAAGGAGGAAGTTCTCTTGGAGGCCGTGGTGAAGTGGGTCACTCACGATGTGCCGGCCCGCATCGACTACGTCCAGGACTTGCTTCGCTGTATCCAGCTGGATCTGGATGAAGTCTACTTCAGGACAGCTCTGGACCTGCAGAAACGGTGTCTGCTTGGCAACGAGAAGAAGGTCCACTCTTTAATAGTACATGCATTAAAATCCAGTTGCAAAGAGATCTCTGAAAGTTCTAAGAAGCTCACCTCCAGCATGTATGTCATCGGAGGCTATTATTGGCACCCATTGTCAGAGGTACACGTGTGGGATCCAGCCACCGACACATGGATCCACGGGAAGGAAGTGCCTGACCACACCAGGGAGAGCTATAGTGTTGCGTTGCTGGGGCCCAACATCTATGTCACTGGAGGCTACCGGACAGACACTATTGAGGCCCTGGATGCAGTGTGGATTTATAATAGTGACCACGATGAGTGGACAGAGGGGAACCCCATGATTAATGCTCGGTATTACCACTGCTCAGTCGCTCTGCATGGCTGTGTCTATGCCATAGGAGGCTACAGAGGGGGTGCCCCTGCAAGGGAAACAGAGTTGTACGACCCTTTGAAGAAGAAGTGGATTCCTGTGGCAAATATGGTACAAGGTAAGACGAATTACAGGCTAAACATGCTTTATAAGTGAGTACATTTAAGGTGCCTGGACTATAAAAAGACAATATTTTGGGATCGTTAAAGGGGTGTTCAGGTCTAGGTGACTCAGATTTAGGTAAACATACAGTGACCAAACGCAGAATGGTGAAAGTGTTTTATGtgcacagtaaaataaaatataaagtctCTGAAAGTCACAGGTTCGAAACTTTCAACGTTCAAGTGTTTTGAAAGATACCATTTTGGTCTGCCAAGCACCACTCTGTTCTTCGGATTAAAAGCACCAATAAATATGTATGACTCATAGCGCAGTCCTTTATTTAGAAAAGACCTTAAGAAATCAGACCCACGGTGACCTGCAGTAATTAGACACTAGTTTAGCACTGTGTGTACTGCACAGCCCAGCTCTCCACATGGCAGCTGAGCCTCCCACTGCAGGCAACATAAGGACAAGTCCGTTTTAATCCTCAtatctgaaaatgaaaggaaTGGAATAGCAGGATAAAAGAGTGGCATTTAGTAATAACGTAACAGGAAGACATAATACACTGGTGACATTTTAGGAAGGTGTATGTGGGTCTTTTTGGTTAATCAAATGTCTAcgtctttattttgtttaaaacccTATAGGTGTTGGAAATGCTACTGCTTGTGTCCTGCACGACACGATCTTTGTCACAGGCGGGCATTATGGATATCGGGGAAGCTGCACTTATGAAAAGATACAAACCTACAGGGCTGATCTCAATGAGTGGAGCATAGCTACTACCAGCCCCCACCCAGGTAAGGCTTGTTACAGTTCCATACTTGACAGCTGACATTGAGGAGATGTGTATCGGGATTATTCTGAAATAAGAACTAAGGACCAAACAAAATCTGTTTCATTGTTTAATCTTGTTCTGGGGGACATACCAGTGAATCTAGTTAGCCTCAAAAACCATCTGAACACACTTGCAAATGGATTCGACCTTTCCCATTTACACACAGTGACAGAGTGGGtagtacagattattattattacaaatccAGAGTGTGGTTTTACATCTGAAGAACATTGATGCTCCCTCTATTAGGTAATCCACGATATGGGGTTTATATTTAGGGTAAAACAGATACCTGGAATGAATCTGAATGCAAAATGGCTCCCTATTATGTGTTCCCTAGTGAACATGGGAATTGGCAGGGACAGGCTAAGGAGCTGTCGAATTAGGTAAACAGGCGCTCATGAGCGTGCTGTAAATCCAGGCTCTGTAGCCATGCTTTTGGGATTATGCAAAACATCGTTCGGGGAATGCTCCCAGCATTTGCTTGCTTTCAGTGTTGCATGCAAATAATTTGTAAAAACGTGCATTAATACAGTACTTCTCCAACCAACACACTGGCTTGGCCTTTAGAATTCCGCTCTGGCATTTTAAAGCTGTATCACCTTAtattctttttgttgttttccacGGACAACGCAGTGTAAACATCGCAACCCTGATTCTCTCCTTTGTTACTTTGTCAGAGTACGGCCTGTGTTCGGTGGCTCTGAACGGTAAACTGTACCTGGTGGGTGGACAGACAACCATTACGGACTGCTATGACCCCGAAAAGGAAGAATGGAAGCAGATGTCTGCGAtgaaggagaggaggatggagtgtgGGGCCGTCGTCATGAATGGCTGCATTTTTGTCACAGGGGGATACTCCTACTCGAAGGGAACCTACCTCCAGAGTATCGAGAAATATGACCCAGAGCAGGACCGGTGGGAGATAGTGGGAAGTCTGCCCAGTGCCATGAGGTCacatggctgtgtgtgtgtttacagcgtGTAGGTGCCTCTGGGTGCTCATTGGCTGCATAATAAGGCATTGCAGTGCTGGAGAGACAGACGTGTATATTTAATTGTGCGGTAAGCAGTGAGGCATGGTTTTAGAGCTACTTCCAGGTCACTCCTGTTCTTTATGCCAGCAGGAGTAATTCAAACAGTCATTGACTCCTTCAGTTATAATTTTGAATaacaagaaaagtaaaaaaataatctttctATCCCACAGTATGAAGTGCTAAAGAGTTAGACCTGCACATGTTTAAGGtcttttttatctttatacatttatataaatatattttaggtaAATTAAACTCTGCAGGAACTTTCTTCCCACAATTATGTAACATTTCCACAGACCACCAGTGTTGCACTATAATATAAGACCAAGACAGCATTTGAGTATCAGGTACATCTCTACTGACTACATACTGTCATTAAATACTGATAATTGCATTTAGTGCTGCAGTTTACTGCAGTGGACATGCATTTTAATCATTTGTGatgatgaaattaaaaacacatatttGCATAAAATATTACTTGTATGCTTTGAATATTTATGTATAATGTTTGGATGAAAGGAACAGCCATGTTTGCTGTGTTCAGAACTGCACTAGGTGGCACAGATACTGTCAGCAGGTTTCACTGCTCCTAGTTAGGAAATATGATTTTCACCAGCACTGCAGTGTCTGCACAGTATTCTGTTAACATGTGCACAGTATGCTAAAAAAGCACAAGGCACAATGTTTCTGTTGtgcttttaaacaaatatatacaaaccttgctttaaaaatataaaaagcacaGCACTGAACATTTCtaagatttgtatgtttttacatGAATCTCACCAGTGTTTTATATCatatatctttttattttagagTAATTAATGGGTTTGAAACTAGATTTCCTAGGgcaaattaaacagaaaatattgTAAATGGTAGATTGTAGAGCAGATATTTTAGAAAAGATTGTTTaaatttgtatgtgtatttatttatttattaattcattaatttgctAATTTATTCTTTTAGACTTTCCAGAAGTATTTTATGTCATGATGAGCAAATTTCAGTCCCATAAAATCAATTTACTTTTGTGTCCTCAGATACTTTCACAAGCAGGACAAAGgtgtttttagatttttaaaaaatacacattcatAACAATTTTGACTTTTtggaatatatatgtttatttattaatctcaAGATTCAATAAAAGCTTTTATCTATCTGCCAATGGCAAATTGGCTTATACCAGTTATCTAGTGGGAATGTCACAtcaggtttacattttttttattggtgGGTTGCAAAATTGTCCAAACCTAGGTTTGGTGAGCTgtttattaaaatgcttattttttgCCATCAGTAGTAAAATAACTGGAAACAAGAGTGttacaaatgtaaaatgaacctactggtaatatatatatatatatatatatatatatatatatatatatatatatatatatatatatatatatatatcactgagGTATATAGATatcatcatttgtgctggtaatattattatgatgtgATTTATTTCTTACAAACATTGTACACACATATGCATGTGGTTACTGCTATAATATAGAATTGTGGTGtcaattataattgttttgtgcagaatttgaattttgaatttttGGATGATTGGTAAAATACACTTATGTTGTTTATGTTGTTAATTTATAGTTACAATATATCATATAAAAATGGtaaaataacagcaaaataGATTCACTATAAGTACATTTTCCCTTTATATTTTCTAAACACCCCCTCTTGTacaatatataaacatgtaCGCACGTTACATGTATGTACAAATAAAACCCATTCAATTGAATCTAATGTATCTGTGTCGTTTTGTCTAATCATCAACGTGAAATATCTATTTAGCCACTGAGACCACAGAGGTTGCATGATTTATTATAATACTAGTTGTTCCTGAAATGTGTAATAGATCTAAAAAACTGCATAATTGGCTGAAATATAAACTTGACTTCCATGATGTGGAGCACATGCGCCTAACGGGCTCCGCACAGCACAGCGCCCGACGAGGCGTTTGCCTGCAGCTCGGGTATTCTGATCCTCGGCGGGCTCCGTAGAGTCGAGCGCAGGGGCTTGTGGGACGGGAGGACATAAAGCAGCGCTACAGCAGCCGCGCCGCGCCGTGAGGGACCCTGTGGAGGTGAGCTGTGCGGTTTAACAGGCGATTATACTGAAACCTGTCATTTTATTATTGCTCACAAACGTGTACATGTGTATAGTTTTTAGGCATAAGGTCtcattcattttctatttgcCTCGCTGTGATGCATATGTTTAGATTGCTGCGCATGTCTTGCAACTTAGCCGGTTATTtagtttactttttttaattgtaataagTAAGCGCATCGTATGCACGGACAGCAGCACGCAAGGTGAATGTGACTTGGTTTGGTGCTGCTGTACGCGCTGTAGCCGGACGCGTTTGCGCAGTTTGGGAACCGGCGAGAGCAAAACGTGGACGCCTCATGTTCCGCGGAAGTGCCGCCGGTCCGACCGAGTCAAGGCGCATGCGTGCCCGTGTTTGGGGTTTCGCTTCAGTGGTGTAGTTTGCATTATCAGACGTGAGCGATGTCTCAGTGACTTGCATCCGATCCTGTGAGCCGCAGTAGTGTGTGTCCAGTCCGTCCATGGCGAGGGAGGCATCGTGTCCGATAAGGTGCTGATCTACGGTGTGTTCATGTTTCAGATTTAAAGATGGCAGAAAACAATCAGGAGATGACGCCCATGGAGAAAAAAGTGGCTGAACAGATTGAGGTAAGATGCTGTATTGTAAAGGGTacattggggggggggaggcagaTTTTAAAGAGGTTTTCCATTCTGACAAAtgcttatttttctctttctcttcccgCAGTATTACTTCAGTGATCACAATCTCCCAAGAGACAAATTCCTCAAAGAACAAATACAGCTCGATGATGGATGGGTGTCTCTTGAAACCATGATTAAATTCAACAGGTACTCATTTCTGCTAATGTGACGTATGAATATTTAGATTTAGGGGTGGAAGTGATTTTTCTCTCTGTATGGGACTCAAAGACCTTACTTTAAACAGTGATGCTGTTAAAGAAGGGTTTAGTGATGTACTTTAAGGATGAAACGGACCGCTCTTGCACCCCTCGGCCCCCTCTGTGACGCCACACGCTTGAAACGGGCCGTCTTCATCTCCGTCCTCCCCTCAGGTTGAGCCGACTGACCACGGATTTCAAAGTCATCGTGGAGGCGTTGAAAAAATCCCAGTCTGGACTTCTGGAGATACATGAAGATGGAACCAAAATCAGGAGGTCCCTCGAAAAGCCCCTGCCAGAAGTAAACGACGAGTACAAAGATGGAGTGAAACACAGATCGGTCTACATGGTAAGTGACCAATTCTTTCATGCATGCTTTGGATGATTACAATCGAAGTGGTTTACTAATGAGGACCCCTTACTGTTaaatgattttgtatttttatttcagaaaggCTTTCCCCTGGATGCCACCCTAGATGACTTGAAGGAATGGTTGGATGGCAAGGGAAAAATTGAAAGTATTCAAATGAGAAGGAACTTGCAAAGGCAATTCAAGGTAAGGATGTGAAAGGGCAACAAAGCTAGAATTGCATGTACGATTTGAAAATCTTCCTCTTAGTGGTTTATGATTTTTCCTTTCGGTCTCCTGTAGGGATCGGTATTCATCGTTTTTGATACGGATGCATCCGCAAAGCAGTTCGTCCAGCTGCCGGATTTGAAATATAAGGACAATGAAACGGTTGTCCTTTTAAAGTAGGTATTTCATAATTCTGGGCGGACTAAAGCTTCAGCAAGTGCATAAGTGTCTTTTTACTGTTGGCTTTAATAAGCGGTGGAGCTCTCCTGATGGTCTTTTTGTTGGTTGTAGGGAAGATTACTATGTGAAGAAAAATGAGGAGCGGAAACAATACAGAGCTGAAGCCAAGGCTAAAGCAAAGCAGTAAGTGTTTCATTTCTTGCAATTTTATCTGTATTTATCTCCAGCTGCAAGTCTTTAATCTACTAGTCTTTTAAAAGATTTAACTGGTAACTACAAAAGATGCTAAGGTTGTATTTTGCCCGTTACATTTTCAATACTTCACTGTATTAGAGTAAAGCTTGCAAAAGTTTCTGTAAATCCCGATTTTAGGTCTTAAATGCAACTCCCAATTTTCTGTTCTTcagagagaaagaagaaaagcagAAACAAGCCGAAGATGAAGAGATGGTAGGATTTTTGAATTGATTGTGTTGTATTGCAGCTCAGTGTGAAAACTTGCATTTCTTAATAGGTAACTTAATTCACGGACAAAGTGCTTTTATTTCCCTTTTGTAGAAATCTCTGGATGAACAGACCGGCTGCTTGCTGAAGTTTTCAGGAGAACTtgagcagacctccagggaagACTTCCACGAGATATTTGCTAGCCATGGACAAATCAAATGGATTGATTTCATTAGAGGTGCTAAGGAGGTAAGACATGACTGATTTAAATGTCCTTGTTCTGCATTGGTTTGTAATGGTTTGATATGAATGGTAGAAATGTAAGTGAAGTGTATTTTAACCCACTCCTACAGCAAGCTGCTCATTCACACCAAAGAGTGTTTAATGTGCTTCAGTTTATTCTGTTCAAGCTATATTTGGACTCGATTGTAACTTGTTGACTCAATCCCTTCAGGGCACCATCCTATTCAAGGCCAGTGCGAAGGAAGCCCTTGACAAGGCCACCGAGGCTAATGGAGGGAACTTGCAGATCAAGAAAAAGGACATCAAGTGGGAGGTGCTGGAGGGCGACGTGGAGAAAGAGATGCTGAAAAAGATAATCGAAGATCAGCAGGAAACGATGAACAAACGGAGAGGACGAGGTACTTGCTGCGTTCTCTAAGCTACATCGCGTCGAGGTAGGCGAGGAAAAGGGCAATCTTGTTGAATGTTAACTTTGAATTTGTTGCAGGTGGTCGGAAATTTGGAGGACGAGGGAGGGGTGGACGCAGAGACCGTGACCGAGGAGGAAGAGATCAGGGAAAAACGCATTACCAAGGGAAGAAGACTAAATTTGATAGTGAAGAAGAGGAGGATGCAGGTGAGTGACCGAGTATATTGATAGTTTGTGGTGCTGATGTCATGCACAGACCATAGAATCTACTAGAAGTATGTAACTTCAGAAATGCTCTGTATCCAtctggaaatgtatttatttaaaggggTCTTAGACTTTTTACAGCTGTATTCTCATTTATTTACGTTCCAATAGTTTAACAGGCATAATAACCTTGAGTGGTATTACTTGAAGGAATACAAATCAGTATACACTcagtgaaaatgtatatatttatttctctttGAATATCCTTGGAACTCTTAATaccttttgttaaaaaaaaaaaaaaaaacccactgGATTACAGTATTGTGAGTTGAGTTAATCTCTCTCTTCTCCTAGCTCCTGCAAGCCCAAAGAAGAGAGCTCTGGAGGCTAAATCTGAAGATGTTGATGAACCAGCTgccaaacaaatcaaaactgaaaTCAAACCCGAAATCAAAACTGAAAACGGTTCTGAGAAACAGTGATGCAGTCATCTTTATTTGTATGGGAATCTTTTAAATCCATTCCGGTGGAGGCCT carries:
- the klhl23 gene encoding kelch-like protein 23, whose amino-acid sequence is MSVKGQECYMYDFYDVDHPTEFLDAFREFFVGGLFTDITLQCASGQIFQCHKAALSARSSYFKVMFTADMRERSNNIIKLPGIDCEVLTALVNYVYTSQVCITEENVQSLLEAADLLQFASVKRACEEFLIRLLDVDNCLGMHSFAEFHICPELEKEARRLMLCQFEDVTRQEEFLETDFEKLSSIISRENLNVWKEEVLLEAVVKWVTHDVPARIDYVQDLLRCIQLDLDEVYFRTALDLQKRCLLGNEKKVHSLIVHALKSSCKEISESSKKLTSSMYVIGGYYWHPLSEVHVWDPATDTWIHGKEVPDHTRESYSVALLGPNIYVTGGYRTDTIEALDAVWIYNSDHDEWTEGNPMINARYYHCSVALHGCVYAIGGYRGGAPARETELYDPLKKKWIPVANMVQGVGNATACVLHDTIFVTGGHYGYRGSCTYEKIQTYRADLNEWSIATTSPHPEYGLCSVALNGKLYLVGGQTTITDCYDPEKEEWKQMSAMKERRMECGAVVMNGCIFVTGGYSYSKGTYLQSIEKYDPEQDRWEIVGSLPSAMRSHGCVCVYSV
- the ssb gene encoding lupus La protein, whose translation is MAENNQEMTPMEKKVAEQIEYYFSDHNLPRDKFLKEQIQLDDGWVSLETMIKFNRLSRLTTDFKVIVEALKKSQSGLLEIHEDGTKIRRSLEKPLPEVNDEYKDGVKHRSVYMKGFPLDATLDDLKEWLDGKGKIESIQMRRNLQRQFKGSVFIVFDTDASAKQFVQLPDLKYKDNETVVLLKEDYYVKKNEERKQYRAEAKAKAKQEKEEKQKQAEDEEMKSLDEQTGCLLKFSGELEQTSREDFHEIFASHGQIKWIDFIRGAKEGTILFKASAKEALDKATEANGGNLQIKKKDIKWEVLEGDVEKEMLKKIIEDQQETMNKRRGRGGRKFGGRGRGGRRDRDRGGRDQGKTHYQGKKTKFDSEEEEDAAPASPKKRALEAKSEDVDEPAAKQIKTEIKPEIKTENGSEKQ